From the genome of Candidatus Scalindua japonica:
GCCTTACTTCCGAATTTATAGTTGGATGGGTATCAATCGCATACGTAATGTCCGCGTGACATGAACGGCATGCGTCTTCTGTAATGAATCGGTTATAATCTGTAATTCGAAGCGGTTCAGGAAAGTTTCCGATTGTAAAAGCCAGGGAGTGAAAAAACCCGTTGCGTCCTTTACAATAAAGTTTACTCAAAAGTGAGTCATGAGGTGCGTGACAATCATTACAAGTCGCCACCGCAT
Proteins encoded in this window:
- the nrfH gene encoding cytochrome c nitrite reductase small subunit; the encoded protein is MIKFNNTIYFVILFGIILGMGGFTFHYGEGASYLSNDPAACANCHIMKSHLNAWHKSTHHAVATCNDCHAPHDSLLSKLYCKGRNGFFHSLAFTIGNFPEPLRITDYNRFITEDACRSCHADITYAIDTHPTINSEVRLSCIRCHSSVGHPR